The segment TGGGTCGGTGGAGCAGACTTCAATGGCGATGGGGACACCGGCACCGACCAGGACATCGAGTCCTTCTTCCGCGTGCTGGGCGGCGGCCCCTGCTGACAGGGACGTTTCGCACCAAAGGCGCGCATGACGCGGGTCAGCCGCCGCCCTCGCCCGACGCCAGCTTCACGCGAGGCTCAAGCTGCTTGATAACCCGTTGCATCAGGCGTCGGACCGGCTCGTTCCGCCGCTGCTTCCCGAGTTGCCGCCACTTGTCCCTGATCAGCTTGGTGTCGTCGGGCGCGTCCACCAGCGGGTTCTCAAGGCACTCGGCACAGAGCCGCATGGCAGCAACCCCGTCCCGGACCGGATCGCCCTCCGCGAGCCGGGGCAGCAGCAACGACTCGATCTCGGGGATGACCAGCAGTGCGTCGGCCCCACGGCCCTCGTTCACCAGGAAGTACGCCAGCGCGTAACGCACCAGGCAGGCGTCCATGTGCTCGCCGCGGCCCTGGTTCTTCAGGGAAGCGAGCTCGGCCTGTAGCTGAAGAACCCGCTGGGAGGAGATCGCGACTCGGTGCTCGTTGTCCAGAACTGGGAGTCCGGCGAGCACGTCGATGAACACCAGCATCGGTAGCAGCCGGTCGATGCGGTCACTCGACGGGGTGCCAAGTGCGAGGGTCATCGTGTTCTCAACGGCCGCGACAACACGGTCGGCGGCCTCCTCCTTCTGGACCTTGAAGAGCCGCTCGGCCTCAGCCTGCGCCTGGCGGTCGCGTTCGAGCTCCTTGTACCCGAGGTAGAGCTTCAGCCATACGCCCGCGCACACCGCCACGAGAGCAACCGCGACGCCGGTGGCGTGGAGCGGCTTTCGGACGCACCACATGGCCGTCCGCTTGACCGGGTTAGAGCGCAGCCATGGAATCGGCTCCCGCCGCAGCCACCGCTCAAGATCTTCCGCGAACTCGCCCGCGGAGTTGTGCCGCGCGTCCCGGTCGCGGGCCATGGCCCGCTGCACGATCGCGGCGAGGTCCCCTTTGGGGAGCGGCTTGCGGCCGGCGACGCCCTGGAGGTGCGCCCCAGCGACCTCCGCGTGCGAGGTGCCGTTGGGCAGGTCGCCGGTCAGCAGGTAGTACAGCAGGCCCCCCAGCGCGTACACGTCCGATGGAGGCGACAGCGCATTGACCTCGCCCGCATACTGCTCGGGGGACATGAACGCGTAGTTGCCCCGCACCGCTGTGCCCGGGTTGAGCACCGAGGCTGAAAGGTCGAAGTCCGACACTTTCGGCTCGCCTTCAGCTGTGAGCAGGATGTTCGCCGGCTTGAGATCGCAGTGCACCACGCTCGCGGAGTGGGCCGCGTGCACGCCCCTGGCGACCTTCACCATGAATCGGACGGCGCGCTTGACGTCCCACGGCACCTCCGCCTTCGAGAGGTCCCCCCCCTCCACGTACTCCATGACCAGGAACTGCACGCCGGAGGCGGGGTCCACGCCCCGCTCCGAGACACGTAGGACGTGGTCGTGCGACACACGACGCACCGTGAGCGCCTCGCGCTCTACGGCGGCCGACTTCATGATCTTGACCGCGACAGTGGCGTTGTACCCCTCGCTCGACATCAGTCGGTCATGGGCGCGGTACACCAGAGAGTTGCGGCCCACCCCCACCAGCTCCTGGAGCCGGTAGCGGCCCTCGGGACCGAAGTGGCAGGGGCACGCCCAAGGCACCATTGACGCCGCGATCGCCTCGTCCACCAGGATGCTCGCCAGTAGGTCCTTCCTATCCATCCAGCACCCCCTCCCGGAACCGCTCCGCCAGCCTCAGCCGGATCGACCGCCAGCGCTGCCGGCAGGCGTCGTCCTTGATCCCCAGCATGGTGGCAATCACAGAGAGTGAAGCCCCGCGCAGGTACGCACCCAGCAGCTGGCGGTCCTTCTCGTCCTGAAGGCACGCCATCATGCGGTGCAGCAGCAGGATCACCTCGTCATCAGTGGTGAAGGCGTTGAGCCTCTGCAATAACTCGTACACGTACGGGCCGTCCTCCGTGAGGAACAATCGCGCACGTTCGATCAGTTGGGTGCGATTCACCGCGTTGTTGGCGGCGATGGTGTTGATCAGCGCCCACAGCTCGGCCTCGGAGCGGGGCCGCAGCCGCCCCTCAGAAACCATCGCGTCCACCCGCCGCAGCACCGACGACAGCACGTCTTCGCTGTCGAACACGGACCGCGTGTTGGAGCTCAGCTTCCGCCGCGCAGCCGCGCGGATGCTCGCCTGGTGCTCCAGCAGGTACCTCGCGAGCGCCTCGCGATCACGCGCAAGCTCTGCAATCCATTCCACTTGCTCGCCCCCCATCGGATACTCCTGAGAATGTTCTCACGGATGCACACCGGCGGGTGTACAGCGTACAGGCAACACGGGCTTGTGTGGAGCTCAAGTTGACCCAGCGTCGTTCTGTACTCGTTGGGGGCACCGCATGGACTGGGAGGAGTGGCTTAGGGACGTTCTGTGCGAAATCGTCAAGAGCTGGGGGCGGAAGTGCGACTTCCTGCACGAGAACTGCGACGAGCGTGCCGCGCAAGTGGACGACGTGTACCGGACCGAGGGCGCTCCCACCTTCCCGGAGGGGGGGTCTGTCGCACTGCTCCTGACCCACCTCGCTGACCTTGAACTGGGCCTCGGCGACTCGAAAAACAGCCTGGATCAATCAACCAACGACCTGCTCCGCCGGTTCATCACCGACCTCCGCCTGGAGTTCCCACAGTGATCACCGCGCAGTCGGGCATCCGCGAGCAGATCGCGCCCCGCCACTCCATGCCGCGCGGCGGGATCAGCCGCGAGGCGATCACCGAGCGTGTGCAGTGGGCCTGCCAGGGGCTGAGGCTCCGGCGGGTGGCCGACCTAA is part of the Phycisphaerales bacterium genome and harbors:
- a CDS encoding serine/threonine-protein kinase, which produces MDRKDLLASILVDEAIAASMVPWACPCHFGPEGRYRLQELVGVGRNSLVYRAHDRLMSSEGYNATVAVKIMKSAAVEREALTVRRVSHDHVLRVSERGVDPASGVQFLVMEYVEGGDLSKAEVPWDVKRAVRFMVKVARGVHAAHSASVVHCDLKPANILLTAEGEPKVSDFDLSASVLNPGTAVRGNYAFMSPEQYAGEVNALSPPSDVYALGGLLYYLLTGDLPNGTSHAEVAGAHLQGVAGRKPLPKGDLAAIVQRAMARDRDARHNSAGEFAEDLERWLRREPIPWLRSNPVKRTAMWCVRKPLHATGVAVALVAVCAGVWLKLYLGYKELERDRQAQAEAERLFKVQKEEAADRVVAAVENTMTLALGTPSSDRIDRLLPMLVFIDVLAGLPVLDNEHRVAISSQRVLQLQAELASLKNQGRGEHMDACLVRYALAYFLVNEGRGADALLVIPEIESLLLPRLAEGDPVRDGVAAMRLCAECLENPLVDAPDDTKLIRDKWRQLGKQRRNEPVRRLMQRVIKQLEPRVKLASGEGGG